The following are encoded in a window of Lacinutrix sp. WUR7 genomic DNA:
- a CDS encoding NAD(P)/FAD-dependent oxidoreductase codes for MKDDSYQDKNTTNKYDTIIIGSGVGGLTSAICLARAGQKVLVLEQHDVPGGWCHSFYLNGYRFTPGVHYVGLMSPGESSNQLYSGLGIANDIGFYRMNPKGFDHCWIGEERFHYSANWDEFEQDLIARFPHEKKGIIKYLKLIRNVGRQLQLIPKVKGLWQQLTIPFRTKHMGKYSPFTLKRVINWHVKDPLLQNILNIQFGNHGLPPGKASFIMHAAIMCHYAEGGFYPMGGGGALVKAMTNKIKSHDGKVKTSTSVKRILVEGNKDKKAVGVELASGEKIFANRIISNADPAITYFDLIGKEHLSKKILNKLNKTTYSCTSLMLFLTVDMDVKKVGLDSGNIWRIPNQDMDDSYADMQKKDILEGEEFSGMFISCTSLKDPISFDGRYHTLEAITYIHYDAFEKFKEEEVERSPEYLAFKEQIMEKFLVTLEKVIPGITAKIVHKDLGTPMTNEFYINSTEGSVYGTEKSLRHIGPFSYKPKTEIENLYMCGASIAAHGVTGAGYSGVQTAATILGCMQDDLLKEDNTQELRIFEAEDASNYPDWMLKKIEVKKLRLAKNDVFANADK; via the coding sequence ATGAAAGACGATTCTTACCAAGATAAAAACACCACAAATAAATACGATACTATAATAATAGGCTCCGGAGTTGGAGGCTTAACTTCTGCTATATGTTTGGCTCGAGCAGGACAAAAAGTTTTAGTTCTTGAACAGCATGATGTTCCTGGTGGTTGGTGTCATAGTTTTTATTTAAACGGTTACCGTTTTACTCCTGGAGTACATTATGTAGGTTTAATGAGTCCTGGCGAATCTTCCAATCAATTATATTCCGGATTAGGTATTGCTAATGATATTGGCTTTTATAGAATGAATCCGAAAGGGTTTGATCATTGTTGGATTGGCGAAGAGCGATTCCACTATTCTGCAAATTGGGATGAATTTGAACAAGATTTAATTGCCCGTTTTCCACACGAAAAAAAAGGAATCATAAAATACTTAAAATTGATTCGAAATGTGGGTAGACAGCTACAGCTAATTCCTAAGGTTAAAGGTTTATGGCAACAGTTAACTATTCCGTTTCGTACCAAACACATGGGGAAATATTCTCCTTTTACATTAAAACGTGTTATCAATTGGCATGTTAAAGATCCTTTACTTCAAAATATTTTAAACATTCAGTTTGGAAACCATGGATTACCTCCTGGAAAGGCGAGTTTTATTATGCATGCTGCTATTATGTGTCATTATGCCGAAGGCGGATTTTACCCAATGGGTGGAGGAGGAGCTTTGGTAAAAGCAATGACCAATAAAATAAAAAGCCATGACGGAAAAGTAAAAACAAGCACTTCTGTAAAACGTATTTTAGTAGAAGGTAACAAAGATAAAAAGGCTGTAGGAGTAGAGTTAGCTTCTGGTGAAAAGATTTTTGCAAACCGTATAATATCGAATGCAGATCCTGCAATTACCTATTTTGACCTTATAGGAAAAGAACATTTAAGTAAAAAGATTTTAAATAAATTAAACAAGACCACTTATTCTTGTACTTCATTAATGCTGTTTTTAACGGTCGATATGGATGTGAAAAAAGTAGGATTAGATTCTGGAAATATTTGGAGAATACCAAACCAAGATATGGATGATTCTTATGCCGATATGCAGAAAAAAGATATTTTAGAAGGCGAAGAGTTTTCCGGAATGTTTATTAGCTGTACATCGTTAAAAGATCCAATAAGTTTTGATGGTCGTTACCATACGCTGGAAGCGATAACCTATATTCATTATGATGCCTTCGAAAAATTTAAAGAGGAAGAGGTAGAACGTTCCCCAGAATATTTAGCTTTTAAGGAACAAATTATGGAAAAGTTTTTAGTGACTTTAGAAAAAGTAATTCCTGGTATAACAGCAAAAATTGTACATAAAGATTTAGGAACACCAATGACCAATGAGTTTTATATAAATTCTACGGAAGGAAGTGTTTATGGAACCGAAAAAAGCTTACGTCATATTGGACCTTTCTCTTATAAGCCAAAAACAGAAATTGAAAACTTATACATGTGTGGCGCATCTATTGCAGCACATGGCGTAACCGGAGCTGGTTATTCTGGGGTGCAAACGGCGGCGACTATTTTAGGTTGCATGCAAGACGATTTATTAAAAGAAGACAACACACAAGAACTTCGAATTTTTGAAGCAGAAGATGCTTCTAATTATCCAGATTGGATGCTTAAAAAAATAGAAGTTAAGAAATTGCGTTTAGCTAAAAATGATGTGTTTGCAAATGCAGATAAATAG
- a CDS encoding methylglyoxal synthase: MEIAIIAHDGKKAEMVQFLNEHKDVLLQKQISLISTGTTGKKVKKAGFEVTRLLSGPLGGDAQIAARVAEGKCDMVLFFRDPLEKHPHEPDVLMLMRLCDVHDVPLATNPRTAELLIKGIML; this comes from the coding sequence ATGGAAATCGCAATCATTGCACATGACGGAAAAAAAGCAGAAATGGTTCAGTTTTTAAACGAACATAAAGATGTTTTGCTGCAAAAACAAATTTCCCTAATTTCTACAGGTACTACAGGAAAAAAAGTGAAAAAAGCAGGGTTTGAAGTTACTAGATTACTCTCAGGACCACTTGGAGGTGATGCACAAATTGCAGCTAGAGTCGCAGAAGGAAAATGTGATATGGTTTTGTTTTTTAGAGATCCGCTAGAAAAACATCCACATGAACCAGATGTGCTTATGTTAATGCGTTTATGTGATGTTCATGATGTTCCTTTAGCAACCAATCCTAGAACTGCTGAATTATTAATAAAAGGAATTATGTTGTAA
- a CDS encoding DUF6500 family protein: MTQALKEKIIKVCNQKIQQKGDNVGLSFYAFFANKNDNPELLMEAATWWIMTHKLDHFEKAVKIKALVE; the protein is encoded by the coding sequence GTGACTCAAGCTTTAAAGGAAAAAATAATTAAAGTCTGTAATCAAAAAATACAGCAAAAAGGTGATAATGTAGGATTGTCTTTTTATGCATTCTTTGCAAATAAAAATGACAATCCTGAATTACTAATGGAAGCTGCTACTTGGTGGATAATGACACATAAGTTAGATCATTTTGAAAAAGCAGTTAAGATTAAAGCTTTAGTGGAATAG
- a CDS encoding N-acetylglucosamine kinase translates to MILIVDSGSTKCDWIAVDDNGKQCFEKVRTKGLNPAILSEKKLKKTIKSSDVLMQHKKDVTNIYFYGAGCGTEKPKMLLKGILESVFKNAVVDVQEDTMAAVRATLNHKDEAAVVCILGTGSNCSYFDGKQLEQRVNSLGYTLMDDASGNYYGKQLIRDYYFNHMPEDLKVAFSSKYNLESDYIKYNLYKQPNPNAYLAAFAEFMFLNKESKYVTDLIKSGIRLFTRNMIFQFTDVLPNVPVHFAGSIAFFSQDEIKEVAKELGFTVGNFERRPIEGLLKYHTNNLS, encoded by the coding sequence ATGATATTAATAGTTGATAGTGGTTCTACAAAATGCGATTGGATTGCAGTAGACGATAATGGAAAACAATGTTTTGAAAAAGTAAGAACCAAAGGATTAAATCCTGCCATTCTTTCAGAAAAGAAACTTAAAAAAACCATAAAAAGTAGTGATGTGCTTATGCAACATAAGAAAGATGTCACCAATATATATTTTTATGGAGCAGGTTGTGGTACCGAAAAACCCAAAATGCTATTAAAAGGTATTCTAGAATCTGTTTTTAAAAATGCAGTTGTAGATGTACAAGAAGATACCATGGCTGCTGTTCGTGCGACTTTAAATCATAAAGACGAAGCTGCTGTAGTTTGTATTTTAGGTACAGGATCTAACTGTAGTTATTTTGATGGAAAACAATTAGAGCAACGTGTTAATTCTTTAGGGTATACACTTATGGATGATGCTTCTGGTAACTACTATGGTAAGCAATTAATTAGGGATTATTATTTTAATCATATGCCAGAAGATTTAAAAGTAGCTTTTTCTAGTAAGTATAATTTAGAGTCCGATTACATAAAATATAACCTATACAAGCAACCCAATCCTAATGCATATTTAGCCGCATTTGCAGAGTTTATGTTCTTAAACAAAGAATCTAAATATGTAACAGATTTGATTAAATCAGGAATTCGATTATTTACAAGAAATATGATCTTTCAGTTTACAGATGTATTACCAAATGTACCTGTCCATTTTGCTGGATCTATTGCTTTTTTCTCACAAGACGAAATAAAAGAGGTAGCAAAAGAATTAGGTTTTACGGTTGGTAATTTTGAAAGAAGACCTATTGAAGGTTTATTAAAATATCACACAAATAATTTAAGTTAA
- the gap gene encoding type I glyceraldehyde-3-phosphate dehydrogenase has protein sequence MSTLKLGINGFGRIGRIVFRATVKRANVEVVAINDLLDVDHLAYLLEYDSVHGKFDGTIEVKDGNLVVDGKTIRVTAERDPKNLKWDAVGADVVADCTGIFTTLETADYHIQAGAKKVVISAPSKDAPMFVMGVNHKTAKATDTIVSNASCTTNCLAPIAKVIEDNFGIEEALMTTIHAVTSTQFTVDAPSRKNYRLGRSAMNNIIPTSTGAAKAVGKVIPELDGKITGMAFRVPTVDVSVVDLTVKTKKDTSLAEIKAAMKKASEGEMNGVLGYTDEMVVSQDFVSDDRTSIFDSEASIELNPGFFKLISWYDNEFGYSNKLVDLALHVNSL, from the coding sequence ATGTCAACATTAAAATTAGGAATTAACGGATTTGGTAGAATAGGAAGAATCGTTTTTCGTGCAACTGTAAAAAGAGCAAATGTAGAAGTAGTAGCAATAAACGATTTACTAGACGTTGATCATTTAGCTTACTTATTAGAGTATGATTCAGTTCATGGAAAATTTGATGGTACTATTGAAGTAAAAGACGGAAACCTTGTTGTAGACGGAAAAACAATTCGTGTTACTGCAGAAAGAGATCCTAAAAATTTAAAATGGGATGCTGTAGGAGCAGATGTAGTAGCAGATTGTACTGGTATTTTTACAACTTTAGAAACAGCAGATTACCATATTCAAGCAGGTGCTAAAAAAGTAGTTATCTCTGCACCAAGTAAGGATGCTCCAATGTTTGTAATGGGAGTGAACCACAAAACAGCAAAAGCTACAGATACTATTGTATCTAACGCATCTTGTACTACTAACTGTTTAGCACCAATTGCTAAAGTAATTGAAGATAACTTTGGTATTGAAGAAGCTTTAATGACAACCATTCACGCAGTAACTTCAACACAATTTACTGTAGATGCACCATCTAGAAAGAACTATAGATTAGGTCGTTCTGCAATGAATAATATCATTCCAACTTCTACAGGAGCAGCAAAAGCAGTAGGAAAAGTAATTCCAGAATTAGACGGAAAAATTACAGGGATGGCTTTTAGAGTACCAACTGTAGATGTATCTGTTGTAGATTTAACAGTGAAAACAAAAAAGGATACTTCTTTAGCAGAAATTAAAGCAGCAATGAAAAAAGCTTCGGAAGGAGAAATGAATGGTGTTTTAGGATATACGGACGAAATGGTAGTATCTCAAGATTTTGTAAGCGATGACAGAACTAGTATTTTTGATTCGGAAGCTTCTATCGAATTAAACCCAGGATTCTTTAAATTAATTTCTTGGTATGATAACGAGTTTGGTTACTCTAACAAATTAGTAGATTTAGCATTACACGTTAATTCACTATAA
- a CDS encoding DEAD/DEAH box helicase — protein MSFKSLGLSEALLKAIQKKGYTTPSPIQQKAIPPILLGADVLASAQTGTGKTAGFTLPLLHLLSENPKEKYRPIRALILTPTRELAAQVYANVKEYSEFTNIRSAVIFGGVNQKPQAATIRQGVDVLVATPGRLLDLESQGLLSLKRVEIFVLDEADRMLDMGFLRDIERVMKLMPAKRQNLMFSATFSKDIKKLANGILNQPVQVEATPENTTVDAINQKVYRVAKAKKAALLLQLIIDGQWDQVLVFTRTKHGANNLTKKLLGANIPAAAIHGNKSQGARTKALAGFKSGKINVLVATDIAARGLDIPLLPHVVNYEIPNISEDYVHRIGRTGRAGAKGEALSLVCTEELGYLNDIQKLVGMKIPSETLEGFEPDPNEPKEPAKQGQGRGRNSGGGNSNSRSKGKASSNKSSNNSNRNKSGNSRRSR, from the coding sequence ATGTCATTTAAATCTTTAGGCTTATCAGAAGCCTTATTGAAAGCAATCCAGAAAAAAGGATATACTACTCCAAGTCCAATTCAACAAAAAGCAATTCCTCCAATTTTATTAGGAGCAGATGTTTTAGCTTCGGCACAAACAGGAACAGGTAAAACCGCAGGTTTCACATTACCGCTATTACATTTACTTTCAGAAAATCCGAAAGAAAAATACAGACCAATTCGTGCTTTAATATTAACTCCAACTCGTGAGTTAGCTGCACAAGTGTATGCTAACGTTAAAGAATACAGTGAATTTACAAATATTAGATCTGCTGTAATTTTTGGTGGAGTAAACCAAAAACCACAAGCAGCAACCATTCGTCAAGGTGTCGATGTTTTAGTCGCAACTCCTGGTCGTTTATTAGATTTAGAAAGCCAAGGCTTATTATCTTTAAAGCGTGTAGAAATATTTGTTTTAGACGAAGCAGATAGAATGCTGGACATGGGATTCTTAAGAGATATTGAACGTGTTATGAAGTTAATGCCTGCTAAAAGGCAGAATTTAATGTTTTCGGCTACCTTTAGTAAAGACATTAAAAAACTTGCAAATGGTATCTTAAACCAACCTGTTCAAGTAGAAGCTACACCAGAAAACACAACCGTAGATGCTATTAACCAAAAAGTATATCGTGTTGCTAAAGCAAAAAAAGCTGCTTTATTATTACAACTAATTATTGATGGTCAATGGGATCAAGTTTTAGTATTTACACGTACCAAACATGGTGCTAATAATTTAACTAAAAAATTATTAGGAGCAAATATTCCTGCCGCTGCCATTCATGGAAATAAAAGTCAGGGAGCAAGAACAAAAGCATTAGCTGGTTTTAAAAGCGGAAAAATAAATGTACTTGTTGCTACAGATATTGCTGCCAGAGGATTAGATATCCCATTATTACCACATGTTGTTAATTACGAGATACCAAATATCTCTGAAGATTACGTACATAGAATTGGTAGAACAGGTCGTGCTGGAGCAAAAGGAGAAGCTTTATCTTTAGTTTGTACGGAAGAACTAGGTTATTTAAATGACATTCAAAAGTTAGTAGGAATGAAAATTCCATCGGAAACTTTAGAAGGTTTTGAACCAGATCCTAACGAACCAAAAGAGCCAGCAAAACAAGGACAAGGAAGAGGGAGAAACTCTGGAGGTGGAAATTCGAATTCTAGAAGTAAAGGAAAAGCTTCCTCTAACAAATCTAGCAATAATTCTAACAGAAATAAAAGCGGAAACTCAAGACGTAGCCGTTAA
- a CDS encoding VF530 family DNA-binding protein, with the protein MSTQPNNPLHGVKLEQIINELVAHYGWEYLGYTIKIRCFTDDPSVKSSLKFLRRTPWARTKVENLYLKMLSKRRK; encoded by the coding sequence ATGAGTACACAACCCAACAACCCCTTACATGGTGTTAAACTAGAGCAAATCATAAATGAATTGGTTGCGCATTATGGTTGGGAATATTTAGGGTATACCATAAAAATTAGATGTTTTACGGATGATCCTTCGGTAAAATCTAGTTTAAAGTTTTTAAGACGTACGCCTTGGGCTAGAACCAAAGTGGAGAATTTGTATTTAAAAATGTTGAGTAAAAGGAGAAAATAA